A DNA window from Shewanella baltica contains the following coding sequences:
- a CDS encoding SRPBCC family protein, whose amino-acid sequence MSTSHPHPDSDRELILERIIDAPPEKLFRAWTEPELLKIWFTPRPWTVASATLDVRAGGSNVIVMRSPEGQDFPNRGVYLEVVENERIVFTDAFTEAWVPSDKAFMTATITFEPVDGKTKYTARVLHWNSEDRQNHEDMGFHQGWSKATDQLEELVANI is encoded by the coding sequence ATGAGCACAAGTCATCCACATCCAGATAGCGACAGAGAATTGATATTAGAGCGGATTATCGACGCGCCGCCGGAAAAACTGTTCCGCGCGTGGACCGAGCCTGAGCTTCTCAAAATTTGGTTTACGCCAAGACCGTGGACTGTGGCTAGCGCGACCTTAGATGTGCGTGCCGGTGGTTCAAATGTGATTGTGATGCGCAGCCCTGAGGGGCAGGATTTCCCGAATCGCGGCGTGTATCTCGAGGTGGTTGAGAATGAGCGTATCGTATTTACCGATGCCTTTACCGAGGCATGGGTGCCGTCCGACAAGGCCTTTATGACAGCAACCATCACCTTTGAACCTGTGGACGGTAAGACAAAGTACACTGCGCGGGTGCTGCATTGGAATAGCGAAGATAGGCAGAATCATGAGGATATGGGGTTTCATCAGGGTTGGTCTAAGGCGACCGATCAGCTTGAGGAACTCGTCGCGAACATTTAG
- a CDS encoding phosphoribosylaminoimidazolesuccinocarboxamide synthase, protein MSLADSVLAINNDLPIRSDSPVHSGKVRSVYWLTDADSRRLITTKGYNVPEDTPLAIMVISDRISAFDCIFHGEGGLKGIPGKGAALNAISNHWFKLFAENGLADSHILDIPHPFVWIVQKARPIKVEAICRQYITGSMWRAYSKGERVFCGITLPEGLEKDQQLPELLITPSTKGILTGIPGVPAQDDVNISRSDIEANYQAFGFEKLEDIDLYEKLLKDGFKVISKALADIDQVFVDTKFEFGYVTDKDGNSKLIYMDEVGTPDSSRIWDGAAYRDGKILENSKEGFRQFLLNHFPDPDVLLNKDRMPEREALARDNDLPLEAMMQVSRTYTGVAEKVTGAPIPLPANPKADIIKILREEYDLIV, encoded by the coding sequence ATGAGTCTTGCTGATTCCGTACTTGCCATCAATAACGATTTGCCTATCCGCTCCGACAGCCCAGTCCACAGCGGCAAGGTTCGCAGCGTTTACTGGCTAACCGACGCCGACAGCCGCCGTTTAATTACCACTAAAGGTTATAACGTCCCCGAAGATACTCCGCTCGCCATCATGGTGATCAGCGACCGTATCTCGGCCTTCGACTGTATCTTCCACGGTGAAGGCGGCCTCAAAGGCATTCCCGGTAAAGGCGCAGCATTAAACGCGATATCTAACCATTGGTTTAAACTGTTCGCCGAAAACGGCCTAGCCGACAGCCATATTTTGGATATCCCGCACCCGTTCGTATGGATAGTCCAAAAAGCTCGCCCTATTAAAGTCGAAGCTATTTGCCGCCAGTACATCACAGGCTCAATGTGGCGCGCTTACTCAAAAGGCGAGCGAGTATTCTGTGGCATCACACTGCCAGAAGGCTTAGAAAAAGATCAACAGCTACCTGAGCTGTTAATCACCCCATCGACTAAGGGCATTTTAACCGGCATCCCAGGCGTGCCAGCCCAAGATGACGTGAACATCAGCCGCAGCGACATCGAAGCCAATTACCAAGCCTTTGGCTTTGAAAAGTTAGAAGATATCGACCTGTACGAGAAGCTGTTAAAAGATGGCTTTAAAGTGATTTCAAAAGCACTGGCCGACATTGACCAAGTGTTTGTCGACACTAAGTTTGAGTTCGGTTATGTGACTGACAAAGATGGCAACTCAAAACTGATTTACATGGATGAAGTCGGCACCCCAGATTCATCACGTATTTGGGACGGCGCCGCCTACCGCGATGGCAAGATTTTGGAAAACTCTAAAGAAGGTTTCCGCCAGTTCTTGCTGAATCATTTCCCCGATCCAGATGTGCTGCTTAACAAAGACAGAATGCCAGAGCGTGAAGCCCTAGCCCGCGATAATGACCTGCCACTTGAGGCCATGATGCAAGTGTCACGCACTTACACCGGCGTTGCCGAGAAAGTGACTGGCGCTCCAATCCCGCTGCCAGCGAATCCAAAGGCAGATATCATCAAGATCCTACGGGAAGAGTATGATCTGATTGTTTAA
- a CDS encoding pentapeptide repeat-containing protein, with product MSSQKEVPVLKQSVLAPSQLAQSAVLQGNSFLSKQFNGLSELAQELQGIEFEDCCFQDCHFSESVFRKCKFIDCRFVRCNLSLVKVPQCQFSGVEFEECKLVGIDWTRAAWSRLSFAAPFSFKQCILNDCSFLGLSLDEIIIEECKAHDVDFREGSFNQANFTYTDFSHSLFGRSHLLEADFSEASNYDIDIFNNKIKGAKFSRDEAIRLLNCLDIELMD from the coding sequence ATGTCGTCACAGAAAGAAGTGCCAGTGCTTAAACAATCGGTGCTTGCGCCATCGCAACTCGCGCAAAGCGCAGTTTTGCAGGGCAATAGTTTTTTATCAAAACAGTTCAATGGTTTGTCGGAATTAGCCCAAGAGCTACAGGGCATAGAGTTTGAGGATTGCTGCTTTCAAGACTGCCATTTTAGCGAGAGCGTTTTTCGTAAATGTAAGTTTATCGATTGTCGCTTTGTACGCTGCAACTTGAGCTTAGTGAAAGTGCCCCAGTGTCAGTTCAGCGGGGTCGAGTTTGAAGAGTGTAAGTTAGTCGGTATCGATTGGACCCGCGCCGCATGGTCGCGTTTATCCTTTGCCGCGCCCTTTTCCTTTAAGCAATGCATTCTAAACGACTGCTCATTTTTAGGCTTGTCCCTCGATGAAATCATCATCGAAGAGTGTAAGGCCCACGATGTGGATTTTCGCGAGGGCAGCTTTAATCAAGCTAATTTCACCTACACGGATTTTAGTCATAGTCTGTTTGGTCGTAGTCATCTATTGGAGGCGGATTTTAGCGAGGCCTCCAATTACGATATCGACATTTTTAACAATAAAATCAAAGGCGCTAAGTTTAGCCGCGACGAAGCGATTCGCCTGCTCAATTGCCTCGATATAGAGTTAATGGATTAA
- a CDS encoding IS5 family transposase — protein sequence MSKPHYKTTNWKQYNQALINRGSLTFWIDEDAIAKWKAKVEQPKKGRPRVFSDLAITTALMVKRIFSMPLRALQGFINSVFKLGDIPLSCPHYTCISKRAKTVNIAFKTKTRGAIKHLAIDSTGLKVYGEGEWKVKKHGTDGKRRVWRKLHIAVDTHSHEIIAAELSLSGVTDAEVMPNLLKQTHRKIRNISGDGAYDTKACHEAVRRKRALVLIPPREGAALWEQGHPRNLAVSWQQLHGSNKQWKKRYGYHRRSISETAMYRVKQLLGGTLSMRNYNAQVGETYAMIRALNKLTGLGMPETHYVA from the coding sequence CACTTACCTTCTGGATTGATGAGGATGCAATTGCTAAGTGGAAAGCCAAAGTCGAGCAGCCCAAGAAAGGTCGCCCTCGAGTGTTTAGCGACTTGGCCATTACCACTGCGTTGATGGTCAAGCGTATTTTCTCTATGCCACTGCGAGCCTTACAAGGCTTCATCAATTCAGTGTTTAAACTGGGTGACATCCCATTATCTTGCCCGCATTACACCTGCATCAGTAAACGCGCGAAAACGGTCAATATTGCTTTTAAAACCAAGACTCGCGGCGCCATTAAGCACTTAGCTATCGACTCAACAGGCTTGAAGGTCTATGGCGAAGGTGAGTGGAAAGTGAAGAAACATGGTACAGATGGAAAGCGCCGAGTGTGGCGTAAACTGCATATTGCCGTAGATACACATAGCCATGAAATTATTGCCGCAGAACTCAGTTTATCAGGTGTCACAGACGCTGAAGTGATGCCCAATTTACTTAAGCAAACCCATCGAAAAATCCGTAATATCTCGGGTGATGGTGCTTACGACACGAAAGCCTGTCACGAAGCCGTTCGTCGAAAACGCGCTTTAGTGCTCATTCCACCTAGGGAAGGTGCTGCGCTATGGGAACAAGGGCATCCACGAAACTTAGCCGTCAGTTGGCAACAGCTTCATGGCTCAAATAAGCAGTGGAAAAAACGGTATGGTTATCATCGCCGTTCAATCTCAGAAACCGCCATGTACAGGGTAAAACAACTGCTAGGAGGCACGTTGAGCATGCGGAATTATAACGCTCAGGTGGGAGAAACTTACGCGATGATTAGGGCTTTGAACAAGCTTACTGGGCTAGGTATGCCTGAAACCCACTATGTAGCTTGA
- the phsA gene encoding thiosulfate reductase PhsA produces MIELNRRTFLKGAGASSATCALASLLPGSLAALENKQLKGMGKEIASICEMCSTRCPISARVIEGKNVFISGNKAAKSFGGKVCARGGAGHSLLYDPQRIVKPLKRVGERGEGKWAEISWDEAYQLIAENLNKIKKEHGPEAVAFSSKSGSQEKHLFHLATAFGSPNTFTHASTCPGGYEIAAKAIFGTKVKRDLSNSKYIINFGHNLYEGINMSETRGMMAAQMDKGAKLVVFEPRFSVVADKADEWYAIRPGTDVAVALALCHVLIEDNLYDKAFVTRYVEGFEAFAAEVKAYTPEWAETISDVPAKDIRRIAHEYAAKAPHAVVDFGHRATFTTEEFEMRRALYAANVLIGNIERKGGIYIGQKPGDYNKLAGEAVAPVLAKPGVKDMPKPAAKRIDQVEEQYAMMWTSGGVYQTILDATLSAVPYQLHGWVMSRTNPMQTMTDRARVVEAMKKLDFIAVCDVYISETAAYADVILPESTYLERDEEIADKSGKNPAYYVRQRVVETLGDTKPSWQIFKDVGVAMGLGEFYPWENMETLQMLQVNRDTDLLRRIKDEGFVSFGKPIMLCEPKMVAEFIKAYPNARPADEDGTYASALTFKTPSGKIELTSAKVEAMAPGRGVIKFREVHLKKADELYFIQGKVAVHTNGATHNVPMLANLMSDNAVWVHPVTAGKLGISNGDPIRLTSSVGTEEGHALVTPGIRQDTVFAYMGFGSKNKELVRATGKGIHCGNLLPHVTAPVCGMTVHTTGVTLAKR; encoded by the coding sequence ATGATTGAGCTTAATAGGCGAACCTTTTTAAAGGGAGCGGGAGCGAGCAGCGCCACGTGTGCGTTAGCCAGTCTGCTGCCGGGCAGCTTAGCGGCATTAGAGAATAAGCAGCTAAAGGGCATGGGCAAGGAAATTGCCAGTATTTGTGAAATGTGTTCGACTCGCTGCCCGATTTCGGCGCGGGTGATTGAGGGCAAAAACGTCTTCATTAGTGGCAACAAGGCCGCTAAATCCTTTGGCGGTAAAGTGTGTGCCCGTGGCGGCGCAGGCCATAGTTTATTGTACGATCCACAGCGTATCGTTAAACCGTTAAAGCGGGTCGGCGAACGTGGCGAAGGCAAATGGGCCGAGATCAGTTGGGATGAGGCTTATCAACTCATCGCCGAAAACCTAAATAAAATCAAAAAAGAACATGGCCCAGAGGCAGTGGCATTCTCGTCAAAATCGGGCTCACAAGAAAAGCATTTGTTTCACCTCGCGACCGCCTTTGGTAGTCCCAATACTTTTACCCACGCTTCAACGTGTCCCGGCGGTTATGAAATTGCCGCTAAGGCTATTTTTGGCACTAAGGTCAAACGTGATTTAAGTAACTCTAAATACATCATTAACTTCGGCCATAACCTGTACGAAGGCATTAATATGTCCGAAACCCGCGGCATGATGGCGGCGCAAATGGACAAAGGTGCCAAGCTGGTGGTGTTCGAGCCAAGATTCTCCGTCGTGGCCGATAAAGCCGATGAATGGTACGCCATTCGCCCCGGCACTGACGTTGCCGTCGCCTTGGCGTTATGCCATGTATTGATTGAAGATAATCTTTACGACAAGGCATTTGTCACGCGCTATGTGGAAGGCTTCGAAGCCTTTGCCGCCGAAGTGAAAGCTTATACCCCTGAATGGGCCGAAACCATTTCCGATGTACCTGCCAAAGACATTCGCCGCATCGCCCACGAATATGCGGCAAAAGCGCCCCATGCCGTGGTCGATTTTGGTCACAGAGCCACCTTCACCACCGAAGAGTTTGAGATGCGCCGCGCCCTGTACGCCGCCAACGTCTTGATTGGTAATATTGAGCGCAAGGGGGGGATTTATATCGGCCAGAAACCCGGTGATTACAACAAGCTTGCCGGTGAAGCGGTTGCGCCCGTATTGGCCAAACCCGGCGTGAAAGACATGCCAAAACCAGCAGCGAAACGAATCGATCAGGTGGAAGAACAGTACGCCATGATGTGGACATCGGGCGGCGTCTACCAAACCATTCTCGATGCCACTTTAAGCGCTGTGCCTTACCAGTTACACGGCTGGGTGATGTCACGCACTAATCCAATGCAAACCATGACAGACAGGGCGCGCGTTGTTGAAGCCATGAAAAAGCTCGACTTTATCGCCGTGTGTGATGTGTATATCAGCGAAACCGCCGCCTATGCTGACGTGATTTTACCTGAGTCAACTTATCTTGAACGTGATGAAGAAATTGCCGACAAATCCGGTAAAAATCCCGCCTATTATGTGCGCCAACGAGTCGTTGAAACCTTAGGTGATACTAAGCCTTCTTGGCAGATCTTTAAGGATGTGGGTGTGGCTATGGGCCTTGGCGAGTTCTATCCATGGGAAAACATGGAAACCCTGCAAATGCTGCAGGTGAACCGCGACACTGACCTGCTGCGCCGGATCAAAGACGAAGGTTTTGTGAGCTTCGGTAAGCCAATTATGTTGTGCGAGCCTAAGATGGTTGCCGAGTTTATTAAGGCATACCCCAATGCGCGACCTGCCGATGAAGACGGCACTTACGCCAGTGCACTCACCTTTAAAACCCCGAGTGGCAAGATTGAACTCACCTCCGCGAAAGTGGAAGCCATGGCTCCGGGCCGTGGGGTGATCAAGTTCCGCGAAGTGCATCTTAAAAAAGCAGACGAGCTGTACTTTATCCAAGGCAAAGTGGCGGTGCACACCAATGGCGCCACCCACAATGTGCCTATGTTGGCGAACTTGATGTCGGATAACGCTGTGTGGGTTCACCCCGTCACTGCGGGCAAATTAGGGATCAGCAATGGCGACCCAATCCGCCTCACCAGCAGTGTTGGCACAGAAGAAGGCCATGCCTTAGTCACGCCGGGCATTCGCCAAGATACAGTGTTTGCTTACATGGGCTTTGGTTCTAAAAACAAAGAGTTGGTCAGAGCAACGGGCAAAGGTATCCACTGCGGTAACTTACTGCCGCACGTTACTGCTCCTGTGTGTGGCATGACAGTGCACACCACGGGCGTCACGCTGGCAAAGCGCTAA